One window of the Lachancea thermotolerans CBS 6340 chromosome A complete sequence genome contains the following:
- the DPM1 gene encoding dolichyl-phosphate beta-D-mannosyltransferase (highly similar to uniprot|P14020 Saccharomyces cerevisiae YPR183W DPM1 Dolichol phosphate mannose (Dol-P-Man) synthase of the ER membrane catalyzes the formation of Dol-P-Man from Dol-P and GDP-Man required for glycosyl phosphatidylinositol membrane anchoring O mannosylation and protein glycosylation) produces MAIENSVIVPAYHERLNIKPLTTRLFAALGNDGSKTTELIFVDDNSKDGSVEEVDALQKQGYNVRIIVRTDERGLSSAVLKGFHGAQGQYLICMDADLQHPPESVPQLFDVLRNHAFVLGTRYAPGVGIDKDWPLYRRVISSGARMMARPLTTASDPMSGFFGLQKKYLLNSDAKEINAQGFKIALDLLVKLPLPRQNAIGEVPFSFGVRTEGESKLSGKVIVQYLQQLQELYVYKFGANNLVLFLFFWTILALYAFYKLMSLVF; encoded by the coding sequence ATGGCGATTGAAAACTCTGTAATTGTCCCCGCTTACCACGAAAGACTAAACATTAAGCCACTGACCACAAGGCTGTTTGCGGCTCTGGGTAACGATGGTTCTAAAACCACAGAACTGATTTTTGTCGACGACAACTCTAAGGATGGTTCCGTCGAGGAAGTCGATGCGCTGCAAAAGCAGGGCTACAATGTTAGAATCATTGTTAGAACCGATGAAAGAGGTCTCTCTTCTGCTGTCTTGAAGGGATTCCACGGGGCTCAGGGCCAATACCTAATTTGCATGGACGCGGACCTGCAGCATCCTCCAGAGAGCGTGCCTCAATTGTTTGACGTTCTGAGAAACCATGCTTTTGTTCTAGGTACCAGATACGCACCAGGCGTTGGTATTGACAAGGACTGGCCACTGTACCGCCGCGTCATCTCCTCCGGTGCCCGTATGATGGCGAGACCATTGACGACTGCCTCTGACCCTATGAGCGGGTTTTTCGGCCTACAAAAGAAgtatttgttgaactcAGATGCCAAGGAGATTAACGCTCAGGGCTTCAAAATCGCTCTGGATCTGCTTGTTAAGCTGCCTTTGCCAAGACAGAACGCTATTGGCGAAGTGCCATTCTCGTTTGGTGTCAGAACCGAGGGCGAATCTAAGCTTTCTGGGAAGGTGATCGTGCAATACTTGCAGCAACTGCAGGAGCTGTACGTGTACAAATTCGGTGCCAACAACCTGgtccttttcttgttcttctggaCCATCCTTGCCTTGTATGCCTTCTACAAGCTGATGTCGCTAGTTTTCTAA
- the SMX3 gene encoding mRNA splicing protein SMX3 (similar to uniprot|P54999 Saccharomyces cerevisiae YPR182W SMX3 Sm or Sm-like snRNP protein): protein MSELAPTNPKPFLRELINKPIVVTLKFNKTQYKGLLVSTDNYFNLQLTEAEEFIEGQSKGKIGDIFIRCNNVLWIGEDLQKKEEEPQTLDQQS, encoded by the exons ATGTCAGAA CTCGCACCGACGAATCCTAAACCTTTCTTAagagagctcatcaacaagcCCATCGTGGTGACGCTGAAGTTCAACAAGACGCAGTACAAGGGCCTACTGGTATCTACAGATAACTACTTCAATCTGCAACTTACAGAGGCAGAGGAGTTCATAGAAGGCCAGTCAAAAGGGAAAATAGGCGATATCTTTATTAGATGTAACAATGTGCTGTGGATAGGTGAAGACCTgcagaaaaaagaagaggaaccACAGACTCTTGACCAGCAAAGCTAG
- the GAB1 gene encoding GPI-anchor transamidase subunit GAB1 (similar to uniprot|P41733 Saccharomyces cerevisiae YLR459W GAB1 GPI transamidase subunit involved in attachment of glycosylphosphatidylinositol (GPI) anchors to proteins may have a role in recognition of the attachment signal or of the lipid portion of GPI): protein MNLRELQVVFACLASRFGAAAVFPLLQQQLDRSVEFSTPVTSFRSLQEGVFLLQNDFPLYSGGVMHHAPLLVALMSTFNSNTLISLLFTCADSAIAYQLIAMAKCFQNLHLPAWVPGALYVINPLVLLSSVSRSTVVFSNLAISTALLSALQGKAVLSAASIAVAAYLSLYPLLLLVPILTLLPKDRFKTVAITFTTLAGLLLSSYKINDENWNYLFSTYGVIITFSKIIPNLGLWWYFFVELFEMFIPFFKAVFNLFIVSCIIPFSLRFHKQPFYAFILCLCWITLTKSYPTLGEGGFLLSFVPFFRPLFGYFRYSVISTLLFIHVSVLSPVFYHLWVDLGSGNSNFFYAISLVYALGLATVLVDLVWAMLRIEYDKGKPNLNLKLTPI, encoded by the coding sequence ATGAACTTGAGGGAACTGCAAGTTGTGTTTGCATGCCTGGCGTCAAGATTCGGCGCGGCAGCGGTCTTCCCGCTacttcagcagcagctggacCGGTCTGTTGAATTCTCAACACCTGTTACATCCTTCAGAAGTTTACAAGAAGGTGTATTTCTTCTACAAAATGACTTTCCGCTTTACTCGGGAGGTGTAATGCACCACGCTCCGCTTTTGGTGGCGTTGATGTCCActttcaacagcaacaCATTGATCTCACTGTTGTTCACATGCGCAGACTCCGCGATCGCATATCAGCTTATTGCAATGGCCAAGTGTTTCCAAAACCTGCATTTACCTGCGTGGGTTCCAGGTGCCCTATACGTAATAAACCCACTGGTGTTGTTATCCTCTGTGTCGAGGTCTACGGTGGTATTCAGCAACTTAGCCATCTCAACCGCACTGTTGAGCGCACTCCAAGGCAAAGCTGTACTTTCCGCCGCCTCAATTGCAGTTGCAGCCTACCTGTCCTTGTACCCTCTACTGCTTCTCGTCCCCATATTGACCCTGCTGCCAAAGGACAGGTTCAAGACTGTGGCTATCACCTTTACTACACTGGCGGGTCTCCTACTTTCAAGTTACAAAATTAACGACGAAAACTGGAACTACCTTTTCTCTACTTATGGTGTTATCATAACCTTCAGCAAGATAATCCCTAACTTGGGGCTTTGGTGGTACTTCTTTGTGGAGCTATTCGAAATGTTTATCcccttcttcaaagctgtcTTCAACCTTTTTATCGTGTCGTGTATCATCCCTTTCTCGCTCAGGTTCCACAAACAGCCATTCTATGCCTTCATCCTTTGTTTGTGCTGGATAACGCTAACTAAATCATACCCAACCTTGGGCGAGGGAGGTTTTCTCCTGAGTTTTGTACCATTTTTCCGGCCCTTGTTCGGGTACTTCCGCTATTCAGTCATTTCTACCCTACTTTTCATCCATGTCTCGGTACTTTCGCCCGTCTTCTACCACTTGTGGGTGGATTTAGGCTCCGGTAacagcaacttcttctaCGCCATTTCCCTTGTTTATGCGTTAGGCTTGGCAACTGTCCTGGTGGACCTGGTTTGGGCTATGCTGCGTATCGAGTACGACAAAGGCAAACCTAAtttgaacttgaaactGACCCCAATCTAG
- the SEC23 gene encoding GTPase-activating protein SEC23 (highly similar to uniprot|P15303 Saccharomyces cerevisiae YPR181C SEC23 cytoplasmic GTPase-activating protein): MDFETNEDINGIRFSWNVFPSSRTDANKNVVPVGCLYTPLKSKEDLMVMSYNPVVCGGPQCKAVLNPYCEIDLRSNAWACPICNSRNHLPAHYANMSQENMPAELSNTTIEYITNRPVQVPPVFLFVVDITAEEENLQALKESIIASLSLLPPNALVGLITYGNVVHLHDLSCDTIDKCNVFRGDREYQLLQLIEMLTGEKSGVAGAAGGAVGANAALNKITPFSLNRFFLPLEQVEFKLTQLLENLSPDQWSIPAGHRPLRATGSALNIATLVLQGCYKNVASRIILFASGPGTLAPGLIVSSELKDPLRSHHDIDSDNAKHYKKASKFYSMLADRIAQNGHTVDIFAGCYDQVGMSEMKYLTDTTGGVLLLTDAFSTSIFKQSFLRLFSSDDEGYLTMAFNGNMSVKTSRDLKVQGLIGHASPVKKTDATNISDSEIGVGGTSTWKMSSITPNHSYAVFFEIANNAAASAGVVGGDRPKLAYTQFVTSYQHASGTNRVRVTTVANQLLPFGSPAIAASFDQEAAAVLMARIAVHKAESDDGADVIRWIDRTLIKLCQKYADYNKDDPRSFRLAPNFSLYPQFTYYLRRSQFLSVFNNSPDETAFYRHIFTREDTTNSLIMIQPTLTAFFMEEEPQPVLLDSVSVKPNTILLLDTFFYILIYHGEQIAQWRKAGYQDDPQYADFKSLLEEPKLEAAELLVDRFPLPRFIDTEAGGSQARFLLSKLNPSDSYQDQSAGGSTIVLTDDVSLQNFMLHLQEVTVSGQT; the protein is encoded by the coding sequence ATGGACTTTGAGACGAACGAAGACATCAACGGGATTCGTTTCTCCTGGAACGTTTTCCCCTCTAGCCGCACTGACGCCAACAAGAATGTGGTGCCAGTCGGGTGCTTGTACACGCCGCTGAAGAGCAAGGAAGACCTAATGGTCATGTCGTACAACCCCGTGGTTTGCGGCGGTCCCCAGTGTAAAGCGGTTCTGAACCCATACTGTGAGATCGACCTGCGTTCCAATGCGTGGGCGTGCCCTATCTGTAACTCCAGGAATCACCTGCCCGCGCATTATGCCAACATGAGCCAGGAAAACATGCCTGCGGAGCTCAGCAACACCACTATCGAGTACATCACCAACAGACCCGTCCAGGTTCCCCcagtctttttgtttgtggTCGACATAACCGCCGAGGAGGAGAACTTGCAGGCGTTGAAAGAGTCGATCATTGCTTCGCTGTCGCTGCTTCCCCCTAACGCGCTGGTGGGCCTTATCACCTACGGAAACGTGGTCCATTTGCATGACTTGTCTTGCGACACCATTGACAAGTGCAACGTGTTCAGAGGCGACAGAGAGTatcagctgcttcagctgATCGAAATGTTGACCGGCGAAAAGTCCGGTGTTGCAGGTGCTGCCGGAGGCGCCGTCGGTGCGAACGCTGCCCTCAACAAAATTACCCCTTTCTCTCTCAACAGGTTCTTCTTGCCACTTGAGCAAGTTGAGTTCAAGCTAACGCAACTGCTTGAGAACCTGTCTCCTGACCAGTGGTCCATTCCCGCCGGCCACAGGCCTCTACGTGCCACGGGTTCCGCTCTTAATATTGCTACTCTGGTCCTGCAAGGCTGCTACAAGAATGTGGCCTCCAGAATCATCCTGTTTGCTTCAGGTCCCGGCACTTTAGCACCAGGGTTGATCGTTTCTTCAGAGTTGAAAGATCCCCTCAGATCCCATCACGATATCGACTCCGATAACGCCAAGCATTACAAGAAAGCATCCAAGTTCTACAGCATGTTGGCCGACAGGATCGCCCAGAACGGCCACACCGTGGACATCTTTGCCGGTTGTTACGATCAGGTCGGTATGTCTGAAATGAAGTACCTCACAGATACCACAGGCGGTGTGCTTCTATTGACGGACGCTTTCTCCACAtctattttcaagcagtCATTCCTGAGACTATTTTCAAGCGATGATGAAGGCTACTTGACCATGGCGTTTAACGGCAACATGTCTGTGAAGACCAGTAGGGACTTGAAAGTGCAAGGTCTCATTGGTCACGCCTCGCCAGTCAAGAAGACGGATGCGACTAATATCAGTGACTCAGAGATCGGCGTGGGTGGCACATCGACTTGGAAAATGTCGTCCATTACTCCAAACCACTCTTACGCtgtcttctttgagattgCAAACAATGCTGCGGCATCTGCCGGTGTTGTCGGCGGTGACAGGCCAAAATTGGCATACACTCAGTTTGTCACCTCCTATCAGCACGCATCGGGCACAAACCGTGTCAGAGTGACCACTGTCGCTAACCAGCTGTTGCCATTCGGATCCCCAGCTATTGCCGCCTCTTTCGATCaggaagctgctgctgttctGATGGCTAGAATTGCTGTTCACAAGGCAGAGTCTGATGATGGTGCCGACGTTATCAGATGGATTGATAGAACTTTGATCAAGTTGTGCCAAAAGTACGCAGACTACAACAAAGACGACCCAAGGTCGTTCAGACTGGCTCCAAACTTTTCCTTGTATCCTCAATTCACCTACTACTTGAGAAGGTCCCAATTTTTGagtgttttcaacaactctcCAGATGAAACTGCATTCTACAGACACATTTTCACGAGAGAGGATACCACTAACTCTCTGATTATGATTCAGCCCACTCTGACGGCTTTCTTCATGGAAGAGGAGCCTCAACCAGTACTACTAGACTCTGTATCCGTCAAGCCAAACACTATTTTGCTGTTGGACACGTTCTTCTACATCTTGATCTACCATGGTGAGCAAATTGCACAGTGGAGAAAAGCAGGCTACCAAGATGATCCACAGTACGCTGACTTCAAGTCTTTGTTGGAGGAGCCAAAGCTAGAGGCCGCTGAATTGCTTGTTGATAGATTCCCATTGCCAAGGTTCATCGATACTGAAGCTGGCGGATCACAGGCGAGATTCTTGCTGTCCAAGCTTAACCCATCTGACAGTTACCAGGACCAGTCCGCGGGTGGCTCGACTATTGTCCTGACCGATGACGTCTCACTACAGAACTTCATGTTGCATTTACAGGAGGTGACGGTTAGCGGCCAAACATGA
- the AOS1 gene encoding E1 ubiquitin-activating protein AOS1 (similar to uniprot|Q06624 Saccharomyces cerevisiae YPR180W AOS1 Nuclear protein that acts as a heterodimer with Uba2p to activate Smt3p (SUMO) before its conjugation to proteins (sumoylation) which may play a role in protein targeting essential for viability): MAAQARMRSAKVLLINLGGLGTEIAKNLVLSGVGFLSLVDNHDVSEGDLSTQFFLSKDEIGTKRLDSAISRIQDMNPRVTLTVDTEDFRQKPDSFYGQFDLIIATDVSTEEAIRVNQLTRKFNVPFFLCGLNGLSGFIFVDLIRFDATDEKLKSSVKTPLGALSQNREVVEVTEYLNEEQSEVYERIVTRNAYKPFEQVLKEGTLKGKLTKRQVKRLTNAVPLTFALFSYRDGYAAVTRHDLEQRATDACVQLGLPSENLKQEYVEQFSQQAGLEFAPVSAVIGGTVAQDVINILGKKQSPLNNFIVLDGISLDMHIFEL; this comes from the coding sequence ATGGCAGCGCAGGCCAGAATGAGAAGCGcaaaagttcttctcaTTAACCTTGGGGGGTTAGGTACAGAAATTGCTAAAAACTTAGTCCTCAGCGGGGTCGGTTTTCTCTCGCTGGTAGATAATCACGATGTTAGTGAAGGGGACCTCAGCACACaattcttcttgagcaaagATGAGATCGGTACTAAACGCCTCGACTCTGCAATCAGCCGGATACAGGATATGAATCCACGTGTTACCTTGACTGTGGATACTGAAGACTTCAGGCAAAAGCCTGATTCCTTCTACGGGCAGTTTGATCTTATTATTGCCACGGATGTCTCCACGGAAGAAGCGATCAGAGTAAACCAGCTTACACGTAAGTTTAATGTTCCTTTCTTCCTATGTGGTTTGAATGGACTATCTGGCTTCATATTTGTGGACTTGATTCGATTCGACGCAACAGATGAGAAACTAAAGAGCTCAGTCAAGACGCCATTGGGCGCCTTATCACAAAACCGTGAAGTTGTTGAGGTCACAGAGTATCTTAATGAAGAACAGTCGGAAGTTTACGAGAGAATTGTCACTAGGAATGCCTACAAACCATTCGAGCAAGTTCTCAAAGAGGGAACTCTTAAAGGCAAACTAACAAAAAGACAGGTCAAAAGGCTCACGAACGCAGTACCTCTGACTTTCGCATTGTTTTCTTACAGAGATGGATACGCTGCTGTGACCAGGCATGATCTGGAACAAAGGGCAACTGACGCCTGTGTGCAGCTTGGACTCCCCTCCGAAAACCTAAAACAAGAATACGTTGAACAGTTTTCACAACAAGCGGGCCTAGAGTTTGCACCTGTATCTGCAGTAATTGGGGGTACAGTCGCGCAGGACGTTATAAACATTCTCGGCAAGAAGCAGTCACccctcaacaacttcattGTTTTGGACGGAATATCATTAGATATGCATATATTCGAACTCTAG
- the HDA3 gene encoding Hda3p (similar to uniprot|Q06623 Saccharomyces cerevisiae YPR179C) produces MDLAKILDTAPEPAIVDAQTMGVSGDVSGDYWLPAPMCLYQKELSEQIVSLHYSDILKYYETEDYNTDVVLHSMQTMCLNSEYVATHPYLLIDHCVPKSLITKDIPNHLAETSGKFAVLKDLITLIQDYETETAIVCRSGRTMDLLEALLLGNRVNIKRYRSPSIKTKQKARKHSCTCHLFPSDGFDETSGLPVDPKIYFDLLLCLDPTVDTSMPHIQQILTQARPSSGPGKQAPIVRLTTINAIDHCELYHSKLLDPKSREYLVRVSAAVVVLRDVVGTLPPDLRPIYSQGLKYLVEWLEDPSIPWPLPDIYPIKTFTPMDVEKSLLTEVRFNQANENLAHVFNNGKKRGRKPNSAYSKEGEPISYYQSKRLKNDYSTNPLKQNMAQLTGIATINDGGSVNYHLSGGLLTHKLIQSIGEAYYNLDRQSAELQNFETKEQNQVHRLELVMKEHEDIKNQLEPAIKAQDYNREESTRLLAVVEEEHKKVASSMEELDTYTETLREKSPDFSKLIDCLLEIAKVQEEIEKQQKLKVSRNNEHTYMTEELRRANEALAGFQAEKAPIAEETQQLEQKIEEKLAEDRIQSQKSQERIQKLMAQINDEKAILETLDKQVASMTEQLKKTPPSKVRSSNNAQRGKHRKHSGNS; encoded by the coding sequence ATGGACTTAGCAAAAATATTAGATACAGCTCCGGAGCCAGCGATAGTGGATGCGCAGACCATGGGCGTTTCAGGGGATGTCTCCGGAGACTACTGGTTACCAGCGCCAATGTGCTTAtatcaaaaagagctgaGCGAGCAGATAGTATCGCTGCATTATTCCGATATCTTGAAGTACTATGAGACGGAAGACTACAACACTGATGTTGTCTTACACTCGATGCAGACAATGTGCCTCAATAGCGAATACGTTGCAACCCACCCATATTTGCTAATCGACCATTGCGTACCGAAGTCGCTGATTACCAAAGACATTCCTAATCATCTGGCTGAGACAAGCGGCAAGTTTGCTGTTCTTAAAGACTTGATAACCTTAATCCAAGACTACGAGACTGAAACAGCCATTGTGTGTCGATCCGGCCGGACGATGGACCTCCTGGAAGCACTATTGCTGGGCAACAGGGTTAATATCAAAAGATACAGGAGTCCCTcaatcaaaacaaagcaaaagGCCAGAAAGCATTCATGCACATGCCACTTGTTTCCTTCCGATGGCTTCGATGAAACATCTGGGTTGCCAGTCGACCCAAAGATATActttgatcttcttctttgtcttgaTCCAACAGTCGATACCTCTATGCCCCATATTCAGCAGATTCTTACTCAGGCGAGGCCTTCAAGCGGACCAGGGAAGCAAGCACCAATAGTGAGACTAACGACTATTAACGCTATTGATCATTGTGAGCTCTACCACAGTAAACTTCTCGATCCAAAAAGCCGTGAATATCTCGTCAGGGTTagcgctgctgttgttgtacTTCGAGACGTTGTCGGAACTCTCCCTCCAGATTTACGTCCTATTTACTCCCAAGGTTTAAAGTACCTTGTAGAGTGGCTGGAAGACCCAAGTATTCCGTGGCCGCTACCCGACATATACCCCATCAAAACTTTCACTCCCATGGACGTGGAAAAATCACTATTAACTGAAGTTCGTTTCAACCAAGCTAACGAAAACCTTGCTCATGTATTCAACAACGGAAAAAAGCGCGGCCGCAAGCCTAATTCAGCGTATTCAAAGGAAGGCGAGCCCATATCTTACTATCAATCTAAAAGATTAAAGAACGACTACTCAACAAACCCGCTCAAGCAGAACATGGCACAGTTGACTGGGATCGCCACGATTAATGATGGAGGGTCTGTCAATTATCACCTTTCTGGGGGCCTTCTCACACACAAGCTAATTCAATCAATAGGCGAGGCTTACTACAATCTTGACAGACAATCTGCTGAACTgcagaattttgaaacaaaagagcAAAATCAAGTTCATCGACTAGAGCTTGTAATGAAAGAGCATGAAGACATAAAAAACCAGCTAGAGCCCGCTATCAAAGCACAAGATTATAATCGAGAAGAATCCACGAGACTATTGGCAGTcgtagaagaagaacacaaGAAAGTTGCAAGCTCTATGGAAGAACTAGATACTTACACGGAGACGCTACGAGAAAAGAGTCCCGACTTCTCGAAGTTAATTGACTGTCTATTGGAGATTGCCAAAGTCCAGGaggaaattgaaaaacaacaaaagctAAAGGTTTCGAGAAACAATGAGCACACATACATGACTGAAGAACTGCGACGGGCTAATGAGGCTCTGGCTGGATTTCAAGCGGAGAAAGCTCCCATAGCAGAGGAAACGCAGCAACtagaacaaaaaattgaggaGAAGCTGGCTGAGGACAGAATCCAgtctcaaaaatctcaagagagaatccagaagctgatgGCACAAATAAACGACGAAAAAGCCATATTGGAGACACTGGATAAGCAAGTGGCCTCTATGACGgaacagctgaagaaaacgcCACCGTCGAAAGTTCGCTCTTCTAACAATGCGCAGAGAGGTAAGCACAGAAAGCACTCGGGCAACTCTTAG
- the PRP4 gene encoding U4/U6-U5 snRNP complex subunit PRP4 (similar to uniprot|P20053 Saccharomyces cerevisiae YPR178W PRP4 Splicing factor component of the U4/U6-U5 snRNP complex) translates to MNGQGTISFDEIRVDTSYIVEDGGKKADDTLKSLEFDREQKLTIVPTDDTEVRESLVHLGQPEALENESNRDRRDRLSDLLYQNPDIRAQFLERQAKSPSLETGPSEASESEDEEFYTPASGSLVECRQFLIQDSLGRARERLRNERGHADSQDVSTTIVQRRKLNAELSKYELWGSQVASSRPVSGVLLSPNQKSVACGSWHGDVKIIDSETLEILASFDAIHDDKIGGLDWSSDSTLLVTGGADRIVKVWKPSSPNDSTAVLKGHEGRVVKVKFHPSDRYVASASFDMTWRLWDVERQVELQLQEGHAKEVYCLDFQCDGSLLCSAGLDSIGRIWDMRSGQSLMILEGHAKPIYGVSWSPNGHHVATGSADGTVKVWDIRKVGNPFSILAHNNIVSDVKFDKVSGRTLVSSSYDKTVSVFASDSWLRLASLKGHTDKVMSIDISHDFSHLYSSGWDRSVKLWKLGVCNS, encoded by the coding sequence ATGAATGGCCAAGGCACTATCTCGTTTGATGAAATTCGCGTGGATACAAGCTATATCGTGGAAGATGGGGGCAAGAAAGCAGATGATACATTAAAGAGCTTAGAGTTTGATCGTGAGCAGAAGCTGACGATAGTCCCCACTGATGATACAGAGGTAAGAGAGAGCTTAGTACACCTCGGGCAGCCTGAAGCACTGGAAAATGAAAGCAACAGAGACAGGCGTGATCGCCTTTCAGACCTGCTGTACCAAAATCCAGATATTCGCGCCCAGTTCCTCGAACGCCAGGCGAAAAGCCCTTCCCTGGAGACAGGACCTAGCGAGGCAAGTGAGagcgaagacgaagagTTTTATACGCCGGCCAGTGGGTCGCTAGTGGAGTGTAGGCAGTTCCTGATACAGGATTCGTTGGGGCGAGCACGGGAAAGGCTTCGTAATGAAAGAGGCCACGCTGACTCGCAAGATGTTAGCACAACAATTGTTCAGAGACGAAAGCTAAATGCGGAGCTATCTAAATATGAGCTGTGGGGATCTCAAGTTGCGTCCTCGAGACCAGTCTCCGGGGTTTTACTGTCTCCAAATCAAAAGTCGGTGGCGTGCGGAAGCTGGCATGGCGACGTCAAAATCATCGACTCCGAAACGTTAGAGATTTTGGCCAGCTTCGATGCGATTCACGACGATAAGATTGGCGGCTTGGACTGGAGCTCTGACTCAACGCTCTTAGTTACAGGTGGTGCGGACAGAATAGTCAAGGTTTGGAAGCCATCTTCACCAAACGATTCTACTGCCGTGCTTAAAGGCCACGAAGGAAGGGTCGTGAAGGTCAAATTCCACCCCAGCGACAGGTACGTAGCAAGCGCATCCTTTGACATGACGTGGAGACTTTGGGACGTTGAGAGGCAAGTTGAGTTGCAACTGCAAGAAGGGCATGCAAAAGAAGTTTATTGCTTAGATTTCCAGTGTGATGGGTCACTGCTGTGTAGTGCAGGGCTCGACTCCATAGGCCGCATCTGGGACATGCGGTCGGGGCAGTCATTGATGATTCTTGAAGGACATGCCAAGCCTATATATGGGGTTAGTTGGTCTCCTAATGGCCATCATGTTGCTACAGGTAGCGCCGACGGCACCGTGAAGGTATGGGATATACGAAAAGTTGGCAACCcattttcaattttggcaCACAATAACATTGTATCGGATGTCAAATTTGATAAGGTTAGCGGGAGAACCTTGGTTTCAAGTTCCTACGATAAAACTGTAAGTGTCTTCGCATCGGATAGTTGGCTAAGGTTAGCATCTTTGAAAGGGCATACTGACAAGGTCATGTCAATTGATATATCGCACGATTTTTCACACCTGTACAGTAGTGGATGGGATAGGTCTGTGAAGTTATGGAAACTAGGAGTATGTAATTCCTAA